TCCCTGGGCTCTTTTATCCCGTAAGAGACTTTGAGGAGGCCCTCGTCGATCTCGGAGTTCATCTGGTCTGAGGGAAGGTCGATATGGACCGGTCCCGGTCGCCCTATCTGGCAGATTTTCCACGCCTCGTCGACCGCGTGGGGAAGCCTGTTGACGTCGAGGACCCTGAAATTGTGTTTCGTTATAGCCATGAGGAGGCTGTATGCGTCGACCTCCTGGAAAGCGCCGAGTCCCAGAGACCCGGTTCCGACCTGTCCGGTAAGTGCCAGCATAGGCGTGGAATCTGCATAGGCCGTGCCTATTCCCGTAATCATGTTCGTGGCCCCCGGACCGCTCGTAGCCATGCAAACCCCCGGCTTCCCGCTGGCGCGGGCATATCCGTCGGCCATGTGCGCGGCGCACTGCTCGTGGCGTACTAGGACATGGTTGATCGATGAGTTCATTATCTCGTCGTAGATTGAGATTACGCTTCCTCCGGGGTACCCGAACATAGTCTCAACACCTCTGTCCTCCAGCATTTGGAGCAATGCTCTGTTTCCTTTCATGATTTGTCTCCGCCCGACGTATCGCGCTTATTTTTTATAATGCTATTTCGAAAATCCAGGTAAACACAGGTACGGAAGAAGTTTATCTATACGGGAGCCATACGCTTGATACAGGTGTTTCATGGCTGTAGTTAAGGTCGGTATCAACGGGTTCGGAACCATAGGGAAAAGGGTCGCGTCCGCAGTGGACGCACAGGACGACATGGAGGTCGTCGGCGTAACCAAGACCCGCCCGTCGTTCGAGTCCGAGGTCGCAAGGTACAGGGGATTCGATCTGTACGCCCCTCAGAAGAGCATCGAAGTGTTCGACAAAGCGAACGTGCCCGTGGAAGGGACGGTCGAAGACCTTTGCGGAAAGGTAGACATCATGGTCGACTGCACTCCCGGGAATGTAGGTCCCGAGTACAAGTCCCTCTACGCCAAGGCCGGCATAAAAGCCATTTTCCAGGGAGGGGAGGACCACAGCCTTACAGGCATATCATTCAACTCCACCGCCAACTATAAGGAGTCCTGGGGCGCCCAGTTCTCGCGCGTCGTCTCCTGTAACACGACCGGTCTGCTGAGGACATTGTATCCGATCGACCGTGAGTTCGGTATCGAAAAGGCATACGTCACGCTGGTCAGAAGGGCGGCGGACCCGGGCGACAGCAAGAGCGGGCCGATCAACGGACTGGAGCCCACGGTAAAGCTGCCGACCCACCACGGACCCGACGTCCAGAGCATCATGCCCTGGGTCAACATCAACACGATGGCGATAAAAGCCTCCACGACCATAATGCACATGCACACGGTCGCGTTGGAGCTGAAGAACTCCGCCTCGACGGAGGCGGCCACCGAAGTGATAAGGAATTCATCCCGTGTCAGGATGGTAGACGC
This DNA window, taken from Methanomassiliicoccaceae archaeon, encodes the following:
- a CDS encoding type II glyceraldehyde-3-phosphate dehydrogenase; amino-acid sequence: MAVVKVGINGFGTIGKRVASAVDAQDDMEVVGVTKTRPSFESEVARYRGFDLYAPQKSIEVFDKANVPVEGTVEDLCGKVDIMVDCTPGNVGPEYKSLYAKAGIKAIFQGGEDHSLTGISFNSTANYKESWGAQFSRVVSCNTTGLLRTLYPIDREFGIEKAYVTLVRRAADPGDSKSGPINGLEPTVKLPTHHGPDVQSIMPWVNINTMAIKASTTIMHMHTVALELKNSASTEAATEVIRNSSRVRMVDAASGIKSTAEIMELARDLARDRSDMYEIVVWEDGVKAAGNTLYYYQAVHQESDVVPENVDCIRSMCKVCDAADSVKLTNQALGIAYKC